A stretch of the Oceanicola sp. D3 genome encodes the following:
- the guaB gene encoding IMP dehydrogenase encodes MEIREALTFDDVLLVPAESRVLPSTADTATRVTRAISMNIPLLSSAMDTVTESRMAITMAQAGGIGVIHKNLNVEEQAREVRRVKRFESGIVYSPVTLTPDQTLADAKALIERYNFTGFPVVDDQHRVVGIVTNRDMRFATSDDTPVKVMMTSNDLAILREPADREEAISLMKARRIEKLLVTDAQGKLTGLLTLKDTEQSVLNPTACKDSLGRLRVAAATSVGDAGFERTEALIDAGVDIVVIDTAHGHSEGVIAAVERAKRLSNEVQVIAGNVATGEATKALIGAGADAVKVGIGPGSICTTRMVAGVGVPQLTAVMDCAAAAGDVPVIADGGIKFSGDFAKAIAAGASCAMVGSMIAGTDESPGEVILYQGRSFKSYRGMGSLGAMARGSADRYFQKDAASDKLVPEGIEGQVPYKGSAGAVIHQLVGGLRAAMGYTGCATVEEMRRNCSFVKITGAGLKESHVHDVQITRESPNYRIG; translated from the coding sequence ATGGAGATTCGCGAGGCGCTGACCTTCGATGATGTTTTGCTCGTTCCGGCAGAGAGCCGGGTGCTGCCCTCAACCGCCGATACGGCGACGCGGGTGACGCGGGCCATTTCCATGAACATTCCGCTGCTGAGCTCAGCGATGGACACGGTGACAGAGAGCCGCATGGCCATCACCATGGCGCAGGCGGGCGGGATCGGGGTGATCCACAAGAACCTGAATGTCGAGGAGCAGGCCCGCGAGGTGCGCCGGGTCAAGCGATTTGAGAGTGGCATCGTCTACAGCCCCGTCACCCTCACCCCCGATCAGACCCTCGCGGACGCCAAGGCGCTGATCGAGCGGTATAACTTCACCGGTTTTCCGGTGGTGGACGACCAGCATCGCGTGGTTGGGATCGTGACCAACCGTGACATGCGCTTTGCCACTTCCGACGATACCCCGGTGAAGGTGATGATGACCTCCAATGATCTGGCGATCCTTCGGGAGCCCGCCGACCGGGAGGAGGCGATTTCGCTCATGAAGGCCCGTCGGATCGAGAAGCTGCTGGTGACGGATGCCCAAGGCAAGCTCACCGGGCTGCTGACACTGAAGGACACCGAGCAGAGCGTGCTGAACCCCACCGCCTGTAAAGACAGCCTTGGCCGCCTGCGCGTGGCGGCGGCAACTTCGGTAGGCGATGCGGGCTTTGAGCGCACCGAGGCGCTGATTGATGCTGGCGTGGATATCGTGGTGATTGATACCGCCCATGGCCACTCCGAAGGCGTGATTGCCGCCGTAGAGCGGGCCAAGCGGCTCTCCAACGAGGTGCAGGTGATTGCGGGCAACGTGGCCACGGGCGAGGCGACAAAGGCATTGATCGGTGCAGGCGCGGATGCGGTGAAGGTGGGCATCGGCCCGGGCTCGATCTGCACCACGCGGATGGTGGCGGGCGTTGGCGTGCCACAGCTGACGGCGGTGATGGATTGCGCAGCGGCGGCGGGCGATGTGCCCGTTATTGCTGACGGCGGCATCAAGTTTTCCGGTGATTTTGCCAAGGCCATCGCAGCCGGGGCAAGCTGCGCCATGGTCGGCTCGATGATTGCCGGCACCGACGAAAGCCCCGGCGAGGTGATCCTGTACCAGGGGCGCAGCTTCAAGAGCTATCGCGGCATGGGCAGCCTTGGTGCCATGGCCCGTGGCTCGGCCGATCGTTACTTCCAGAAGGATGCGGCCTCCGACAAGCTGGTGCCTGAAGGGATCGAGGGGCAGGTGCCCTACAAGGGGTCGGCAGGCGCGGTGATTCACCAGCTCGTCGGTGGCCTGCGGGCTGCGATGGGTTACACCGGCTGCGCCACCGTCGAGGAGATGCGCCGCAATTGCAGCTTCGTCAAAATCACCGGAGCGGGGCTAAAGGAAAGCCATGTGCATGACGTGCAGATCACCCGCGAGAGCCCGAATTATCGCATTGGGTGA
- the recA gene encoding recombinase RecA, whose translation MATAKLLDMGKAGNSDKQKALDSALSQIERQFGKGSIMKLGGDNVLKDIEATSTGSLGLDIALGIGGLPKGRIIEIYGPESSGKTTLTLHCVAEEQKKGGVCAFVDAEHALDPQYARKLGVDLDELLISQPDTGEQALEITDTLVRSGAVSLVVVDSVAALTPKSELEGDMGDSSVGVHARLMSQAMRKLTGSISRSNCMVIFINQIRMKIGVMFGSPETTTGGNALKFYSSVRLDIRRIGSIKDRDEVVGNATRVKVVKNKVAPPFKQVEFDIMYGEGISKMGELVDMGVKAGIVEKSGAWYSYGDERIGQGRENAKQFLRDNPDMSLEIEDKIRASHGLDFDMPGGEKAAAGEDDDLFEG comes from the coding sequence ATGGCCACAGCGAAACTTCTGGACATGGGCAAAGCAGGCAACAGCGATAAGCAAAAGGCGCTCGACAGCGCACTTTCTCAGATCGAGCGGCAGTTCGGCAAGGGCTCCATCATGAAGCTCGGCGGCGACAATGTGCTCAAGGACATTGAAGCCACCTCGACCGGCTCGCTCGGCCTCGACATTGCACTGGGAATCGGCGGCCTCCCAAAGGGCCGCATCATCGAAATCTACGGCCCGGAAAGCTCGGGGAAGACAACGCTCACGCTGCACTGCGTGGCTGAAGAGCAGAAAAAGGGCGGCGTCTGCGCCTTCGTCGATGCCGAACACGCGCTCGACCCGCAATATGCCCGCAAACTCGGCGTTGATCTTGACGAGTTGCTCATCTCGCAGCCCGACACTGGCGAACAGGCGCTTGAGATCACCGATACGCTGGTGCGCTCCGGTGCCGTCAGCCTCGTTGTCGTCGACTCGGTGGCGGCGCTTACGCCGAAGTCCGAGCTGGAAGGCGACATGGGCGACAGTTCCGTTGGTGTGCATGCCCGCCTGATGAGCCAGGCCATGCGCAAGCTCACCGGCTCGATCAGCCGTTCCAACTGCATGGTGATCTTCATCAACCAGATCCGCATGAAGATCGGCGTGATGTTCGGCAGCCCCGAAACCACCACCGGCGGCAATGCGCTGAAGTTCTACTCCTCTGTCCGTCTCGACATTCGCCGCATTGGCTCGATCAAGGATCGCGACGAGGTGGTCGGTAATGCGACGCGGGTGAAGGTGGTGAAAAACAAGGTCGCACCGCCGTTCAAGCAGGTTGAGTTCGACATCATGTATGGCGAGGGCATCTCGAAGATGGGTGAGCTGGTCGATATGGGCGTGAAGGCCGGTATCGTCGAGAAGTCCGGTGCCTGGTACTCCTACGGCGACGAGCGGATCGGCCAGGGTCGCGAAAACGCCAAGCAGTTCCTGCGGGACAACCCCGACATGTCGCTTGAGATCGAAGACAAGATTCGCGCCTCCCATGGGCTCGATTTCGACATGCCGGGCGGTGAAAAGGCCGCCGCTGGCGAGGATGACGACCTTTTTGAAGGCTGA
- the alaS gene encoding alanine--tRNA ligase, whose protein sequence is MRTLNDIRTTFLDYFARQGHEVVDSSPLVPRNDPTLLFANSGMVQFKNLFTGVEHRDYTRATTAQKCVRAGGKHNDLDNVGYTARHHTFFEMMGNFSFGDYFKEQAIPFAWEMVTKELGIDPSKLLVTVYHTDDEAAELWKKVAGLPDERIIRIATNDNFWMMGPTGPCGPCSEIFYDHGEQHWGGPPGTPEEDGDRFVEIWNLVFMQYEQFEDGTRRELEAQSIDTGMGIERVAALLQGTNDNYATDLMRALIEASANASSTDPDGEGSVHHRVIADHLRSTSFLIADGVMPSSDGRGYVLRRIMRRAMRHAHLLGTKDPMMHRLVPELVRQMGGAYPELGRAKALIEETLLAEETRFRTTLDRGLKLLDDELGSLPEGAELPGQTAFKLYDTYGFPLDLTQDALREKGRAVDTAGFDTAMAEQKAKARAAWSGTGEAADDALWFDLADESGATEFLGYDTEVAEGQILALVNGGERVKSAKPGDEIQLVVNQTPFYAESGGQVGDTGTVKTETGRAVITDCRKVAGVFIHFARVEEGTLDVGQGAELTVDHSRRSLIRANHSATHLLHEALRGALGDHVAQRGSLNAPDRLRFDFSHGKALSPEEISRIEREVNAYVRQNTPVETRIMTPDDARAIGAQALFGEKYGDEVRVVSMGRADTGKGSDGQTWSIELCGGTHVARTGDIGAFALTSEAASSAGVRRIEALTGEAALAELRGRDVALSEIEGLLKTSGPDVITRLKVLLDERKSLTNEVAQLRQQLAMAGGDAQVEVKDINGIAFIAQALSGVTGKDLPGLIDAHKEKLGSGAVLLVADAGGKAAVAAGVTADLTERVSAVDLVKAAVAELGGKGGGGRPDMAQGGGADPSKSAEAIAAAEAIIGG, encoded by the coding sequence ATGCGCACGCTCAACGACATCCGAACCACCTTTCTCGACTACTTCGCCCGTCAAGGGCACGAGGTTGTCGACAGCTCGCCACTGGTGCCTCGTAACGACCCCACCCTGCTGTTTGCCAATTCCGGCATGGTGCAGTTCAAGAACCTCTTCACCGGGGTCGAGCACCGCGACTACACCCGCGCCACCACCGCGCAGAAATGCGTGCGCGCCGGGGGCAAGCACAACGATCTCGACAACGTTGGCTACACGGCGCGGCACCATACCTTCTTTGAAATGATGGGGAATTTCTCTTTCGGCGACTATTTCAAAGAGCAGGCGATCCCCTTTGCATGGGAGATGGTCACCAAGGAATTGGGCATCGACCCCTCCAAATTGCTGGTAACGGTCTATCACACCGACGACGAGGCGGCGGAGCTCTGGAAGAAAGTGGCCGGGCTGCCGGATGAGCGGATCATTCGGATCGCCACGAATGATAATTTCTGGATGATGGGCCCCACCGGACCCTGCGGCCCGTGCTCGGAAATCTTCTATGACCACGGCGAGCAGCATTGGGGCGGCCCTCCGGGAACGCCCGAGGAAGATGGCGACCGGTTTGTCGAAATCTGGAACCTCGTCTTCATGCAATACGAGCAGTTTGAAGATGGCACGCGCCGCGAGCTGGAGGCCCAGTCGATTGATACCGGCATGGGCATCGAGCGTGTCGCTGCGCTTCTGCAGGGCACGAATGACAACTATGCCACCGACCTGATGCGCGCCCTGATCGAGGCCAGCGCCAATGCGTCTTCGACCGATCCGGATGGTGAGGGCTCGGTGCATCACCGCGTCATTGCCGACCATCTGCGCAGCACCTCCTTCCTCATCGCTGATGGGGTGATGCCCTCGTCGGACGGACGCGGATATGTGCTGCGCCGGATAATGCGCCGCGCGATGCGACACGCCCACCTGCTGGGCACCAAAGACCCGATGATGCACCGCCTTGTGCCTGAACTGGTCCGGCAGATGGGCGGCGCCTACCCGGAGCTTGGCCGTGCCAAGGCGCTGATCGAAGAAACCCTGCTGGCCGAGGAAACGCGGTTCCGCACCACGTTGGACCGGGGCCTGAAACTTCTGGACGATGAGCTTGGCAGCCTGCCTGAAGGTGCGGAACTGCCGGGCCAGACGGCGTTCAAGCTCTATGATACCTATGGTTTTCCGCTCGACCTCACGCAGGACGCTTTGCGTGAGAAGGGCCGTGCGGTGGATACCGCGGGCTTTGACACGGCCATGGCGGAGCAAAAGGCCAAGGCCCGCGCGGCTTGGTCCGGCACCGGCGAGGCGGCCGATGACGCGCTTTGGTTTGACCTTGCGGATGAAAGCGGCGCAACCGAGTTTCTTGGCTATGACACCGAGGTTGCCGAGGGCCAAATCCTCGCGCTGGTGAACGGCGGGGAGCGGGTGAAATCTGCCAAGCCCGGTGACGAGATTCAGCTGGTGGTGAACCAGACACCGTTTTACGCCGAATCCGGCGGGCAGGTGGGCGATACCGGCACGGTAAAAACCGAGACGGGGCGCGCGGTGATAACGGATTGCCGCAAGGTAGCCGGCGTTTTCATCCACTTTGCCCGCGTTGAGGAGGGCACGCTGGACGTGGGGCAGGGCGCCGAACTGACGGTGGATCACAGCCGCCGCAGCCTGATCCGCGCCAACCACTCGGCCACGCACCTGTTGCACGAAGCCCTGCGCGGCGCGCTTGGCGACCACGTGGCACAGCGCGGCTCGCTCAATGCGCCCGACCGGCTGCGGTTCGATTTTTCGCACGGAAAGGCGCTCAGCCCGGAAGAAATTTCGCGCATCGAGCGCGAGGTGAACGCCTATGTGCGCCAGAATACGCCTGTTGAAACCCGGATCATGACGCCGGATGACGCCCGCGCCATCGGGGCTCAGGCGCTTTTCGGCGAGAAGTATGGCGACGAGGTGCGTGTTGTGTCCATGGGGCGCGCTGATACTGGCAAGGGCAGCGACGGTCAGACATGGTCGATCGAGCTGTGCGGGGGCACCCATGTGGCCCGCACGGGGGATATCGGCGCTTTTGCCCTCACCTCCGAGGCGGCCAGCTCTGCCGGTGTGCGCCGCATTGAGGCCCTCACCGGCGAGGCGGCGCTGGCCGAACTGCGGGGCCGTGACGTGGCCCTTAGCGAGATCGAAGGCCTGCTGAAAACCTCCGGCCCCGATGTGATCACCCGGCTCAAGGTTCTGCTGGATGAGCGCAAGAGCCTGACAAACGAGGTTGCGCAGCTGCGCCAGCAACTGGCCATGGCTGGTGGGGATGCGCAGGTTGAAGTGAAGGATATCAATGGCATAGCCTTCATCGCCCAAGCGCTTTCTGGCGTAACCGGCAAAGATTTGCCCGGCCTCATTGACGCCCATAAGGAAAAGCTCGGCTCCGGCGCGGTGCTGCTGGTCGCAGATGCGGGAGGCAAGGCCGCCGTCGCTGCCGGCGTGACTGCCGACCTGACAGAACGCGTCTCTGCCGTCGATCTGGTCAAGGCCGCCGTGGCAGAGCTTGGCGGCAAGGGCGGGGGCGGACGGCCTGACATGGCGCAGGGTGGGGGCGCAGACCCGTCCAAATCCGCCGAAGCCATTGCCGCTGCCGAAGCCATCATAGGAGGATAA
- a CDS encoding VOC family protein → MQKIQSQGVHHITLTGADRQTSIDFWEGVLGMPFLFEQPNLDNADESHLYFDPGDGRLITIFTNESRRADRRRTPTEPGCVHHIAFIVSKATWNQAEARLESRGIGHSGPKDRGFMDSLYFKDPLGLLIELACYKFEPPAGCTHAEVLAEAHRLRVAAGDEAIGDVHLADAIEALVARSTVSLSTDRSAKNPYG, encoded by the coding sequence ATGCAAAAAATCCAATCCCAGGGCGTGCATCACATCACGCTCACCGGTGCCGACAGGCAAACTTCGATCGATTTCTGGGAGGGCGTGCTGGGCATGCCCTTCCTCTTCGAGCAGCCCAACCTCGACAATGCCGACGAAAGCCATCTTTACTTCGACCCCGGCGATGGGCGGCTGATCACCATCTTTACCAACGAGAGCCGCAGGGCCGACCGGCGGCGCACGCCCACCGAGCCGGGCTGCGTGCATCACATCGCCTTCATCGTCTCCAAGGCCACGTGGAATCAGGCCGAGGCCCGGCTGGAATCACGCGGCATCGGCCATTCCGGCCCGAAGGACCGGGGCTTTATGGACTCGCTCTATTTCAAGGATCCGCTTGGCCTGCTGATCGAGTTGGCCTGCTACAAATTCGAGCCTCCAGCGGGATGCACCCACGCCGAGGTGCTGGCCGAGGCACACCGCTTGAGGGTTGCGGCTGGGGATGAGGCGATTGGCGACGTGCACCTCGCCGATGCCATCGAAGCGCTGGTGGCGCGGAGTACGGTCTCACTCTCAACTGACAGGAGCGCAAAAAACCCCTACGGCTGA
- a CDS encoding ATP-binding protein, whose product MSHPALTPTPLARIARAFQGRVWYVFGAAVLCVGAGIALPAQPVSLVFLASGSTLLALVVLMQLLAGRQATAERALAETVAGFTELDSAPCFTTDPDGAVTHLNASARKRFSAEPGETLPRILRELLANPAALLSRLETRAESRGNSCEDVVTRKGHMRLVVHRLGDDGYLWRMEDLIEREGGRGAESLSLPMMTINKTGAVLFMNEALRRVLGGRAKRLEDVLVDPDNEGLTGPQRIIGPAGELKCYAVEIAGQAGRREVYLLPAAQTADRPAATAPVAAASHAPPDLLDHLPVALLRIGRDGTLTMANRLARELLGDENVIGMPVSDLVEGLGRSVRDWITEAAEGRGPLRAEVARAKLPVKDIFLQISLSRVVENGEPSLVAVLNDATELKTLEAQFVQSQKMQAIGQLAGGVAHDFNNLLTAISGHCDLLLLRHDQGDPDYGDLVQINQNANRAASLVGQLLAFSRKQNLQPEVLDMRDTLSDLGHLLNRLVGERVSLTLNHDPELPAIRADKRQLEQVIMNLVVNARDAMKEGGTITVETQTRTLDEELHRDRATVPPGSYVVVSVADEGTGIAPDKIEKIFEPFWTTKRPGEGTGLGLSTAYGIVKQTGGYIFADSVPGQGSCFTLFFPAYERPQEAPRQALDSLPTEASGKGEGVVLLVEDEAPVRAFASRALRMRGYTVLEAENAEEALRVLEDIELKVDVFVTDVIMPGMDGPSWVKKALEMRPDVKVVFVSGYAEDSFDNEQALIPNSVFLPKPFSLNELTATVHDQIH is encoded by the coding sequence GTGTCGCACCCAGCGCTGACGCCCACTCCGCTTGCGCGTATCGCGCGGGCCTTTCAGGGGCGGGTCTGGTATGTCTTCGGAGCAGCCGTTCTCTGTGTCGGCGCCGGCATCGCGCTGCCGGCCCAGCCGGTGTCGCTGGTCTTTTTGGCTTCCGGTTCGACGTTGCTGGCGCTGGTGGTGCTGATGCAGTTGCTGGCCGGGCGTCAGGCGACTGCCGAGAGGGCGCTTGCAGAAACGGTCGCCGGGTTCACAGAGCTGGATTCCGCGCCCTGTTTCACCACGGATCCCGACGGGGCCGTGACCCATCTGAACGCGAGCGCGCGCAAGCGGTTCTCGGCCGAGCCGGGGGAAACACTGCCGCGCATTCTGCGGGAGCTTCTTGCCAACCCTGCCGCGCTGCTCAGCCGGCTGGAAACCCGAGCCGAATCCCGTGGCAATTCCTGTGAGGATGTTGTGACCCGCAAAGGCCACATGCGGCTGGTGGTGCATCGGCTTGGCGATGACGGCTACCTGTGGCGGATGGAAGACCTGATTGAGCGCGAAGGCGGGCGCGGCGCCGAAAGTCTCAGCCTGCCGATGATGACGATCAACAAAACCGGTGCTGTCCTCTTCATGAACGAGGCCCTTCGCAGAGTGCTTGGCGGGCGGGCCAAACGCTTGGAAGACGTGCTGGTTGACCCAGACAACGAGGGGCTGACGGGCCCACAGCGCATTATCGGCCCGGCGGGGGAGTTGAAGTGCTACGCGGTGGAAATCGCTGGCCAAGCGGGGCGCCGCGAAGTGTATCTGCTCCCTGCCGCGCAGACTGCCGATCGACCCGCGGCCACCGCGCCCGTAGCTGCGGCCTCGCATGCTCCCCCCGATCTTCTCGATCACCTCCCCGTTGCATTGCTGCGGATCGGCCGGGATGGCACCCTGACAATGGCCAACCGCCTGGCGCGGGAGCTCTTGGGGGATGAGAATGTCATCGGCATGCCGGTGTCTGATCTGGTCGAAGGGCTTGGGCGCTCCGTGCGGGATTGGATCACCGAGGCCGCCGAGGGGCGCGGCCCGTTGCGCGCAGAGGTTGCGCGAGCAAAGCTGCCGGTGAAGGATATTTTCCTGCAGATTTCCCTCAGCCGTGTGGTCGAAAATGGTGAACCTTCACTGGTGGCCGTGTTGAACGACGCAACCGAACTCAAGACGCTCGAAGCGCAGTTCGTGCAAAGCCAGAAAATGCAGGCCATTGGCCAGCTTGCGGGCGGTGTGGCGCATGATTTCAACAATCTGCTCACGGCGATTTCCGGCCATTGCGACCTGCTGCTGCTGCGGCACGATCAGGGCGATCCGGATTATGGTGACCTTGTCCAGATCAATCAAAACGCAAACCGCGCCGCCAGCCTCGTGGGCCAGCTTCTCGCCTTCTCACGCAAGCAAAACCTGCAGCCCGAGGTGCTCGACATGCGTGATACGCTGTCTGACCTTGGTCATTTGCTGAATCGGCTGGTGGGGGAGCGCGTGAGCCTGACGCTCAACCACGACCCGGAACTGCCTGCGATAAGGGCCGACAAGCGGCAACTGGAGCAGGTCATCATGAACCTCGTGGTCAACGCGCGGGATGCGATGAAGGAAGGCGGCACCATCACCGTTGAGACCCAGACCCGCACGCTTGATGAAGAACTGCACCGAGATCGCGCCACCGTGCCGCCGGGCTCTTACGTCGTTGTTTCGGTCGCGGATGAGGGCACGGGAATCGCCCCCGACAAGATAGAGAAAATCTTCGAACCCTTCTGGACAACCAAGCGCCCCGGTGAAGGCACGGGCCTTGGGCTCTCAACCGCCTATGGTATCGTCAAGCAGACCGGCGGATACATTTTTGCCGATTCCGTGCCGGGGCAGGGCAGTTGCTTCACGCTATTCTTCCCTGCTTACGAGCGCCCCCAGGAAGCACCTCGCCAAGCGCTCGACTCCCTCCCGACCGAAGCCTCCGGTAAAGGGGAGGGCGTTGTTCTGCTGGTCGAAGATGAAGCCCCCGTCCGCGCCTTTGCATCACGGGCCCTGCGCATGCGCGGCTACACCGTGCTGGAGGCCGAGAATGCCGAAGAGGCACTTCGTGTATTGGAAGATATCGAGCTGAAGGTCGATGTCTTCGTTACCGACGTCATAATGCCCGGAATGGATGGCCCCAGTTGGGTGAAAAAGGCACTGGAGATGCGGCCCGATGTGAAGGTCGTCTTTGTATCGGGATATGCGGAAGACAGTTTCGACAATGAACAGGCGCTGATTCCAAACTCCGTCTTCCTGCCGAAACCCTTTTCGCTGAACGAGTTGACCGCGACTGTTCACGACCAGATCCACTAG
- a CDS encoding DUF1330 domain-containing protein, with amino-acid sequence MPALWIAHVTVTDAEAYGKYAELAGPAIAKHGGSFVARGGKFVQLEGKERPRNVVAKFPSVDAAVECYNSPEYQEALSHARGASERELVVVETSE; translated from the coding sequence ATGCCCGCACTCTGGATCGCTCATGTAACTGTCACCGACGCCGAGGCTTACGGCAAATATGCCGAGCTGGCTGGCCCTGCGATTGCCAAGCACGGCGGCAGCTTTGTCGCGCGCGGCGGGAAGTTTGTGCAGCTTGAAGGCAAGGAACGCCCGCGCAATGTGGTGGCAAAGTTCCCCTCCGTCGACGCTGCGGTGGAGTGCTACAACTCTCCCGAGTATCAAGAGGCGCTCAGCCACGCGCGCGGCGCCTCCGAGCGCGAACTGGTGGTGGTGGAAACCTCCGAGTAA
- a CDS encoding RsmB/NOP family class I SAM-dependent RNA methyltransferase — translation MTPAARIAAAAEVLDAIAGGLAAEPALSRWGRSNRFAGSGDRAAIRDHVFDALRCRRSFAALGGGTSGRALMLGMLRAQGRDPAEVFSGEGHAPAPLTADEAAAGHLPTGAEALDLPDWIAADLEASLGAEFSPVCRAMQARADVFLRVNALKATREEARDALSAEGIAAEPHALAPMALRVTSGARRLRNSAAFNEGMVELQDAGSQALCEDIPLPDAGAVLDYCAGGGGKSLALAARAPSLRYVAHDAHAQRMNDLPPRAARAGAQIEVSTGPQGEFELVVADVPCSGSGAWRRQPEAKWRLDRDGLVALTELQAQILDECSAFVPKGGALAYVTCSLLAAENTAQADSFLSRHPEWELEHQRRLTPLDGADGFFLAVFRRSGRS, via the coding sequence ATGACCCCCGCTGCCCGCATTGCCGCCGCCGCCGAGGTGCTGGACGCCATCGCCGGAGGCCTCGCTGCCGAACCGGCCCTCAGCCGCTGGGGCCGGTCCAACCGCTTTGCGGGCTCGGGCGACCGGGCGGCCATCCGCGATCACGTGTTTGATGCGCTGCGCTGCCGTCGCAGTTTTGCGGCTTTGGGTGGGGGCACGTCTGGCCGTGCACTGATGCTAGGGATGCTTCGCGCGCAGGGCCGCGACCCGGCGGAGGTTTTCTCGGGCGAGGGCCACGCTCCTGCACCGCTGACGGCTGATGAAGCGGCTGCTGGCCACCTCCCAACCGGGGCCGAGGCGCTGGATCTGCCTGATTGGATCGCCGCCGATTTGGAAGCTTCACTTGGGGCAGAATTTTCCCCTGTTTGCAGGGCCATGCAGGCCAGAGCTGATGTGTTTCTTCGCGTCAATGCGCTGAAGGCAACCCGTGAGGAGGCTCGCGACGCGCTCTCGGCAGAAGGGATCGCCGCTGAGCCTCATGCGCTCGCCCCGATGGCGCTCCGCGTTACCTCGGGCGCGCGCCGATTGCGCAATTCAGCCGCGTTCAACGAGGGGATGGTAGAGCTTCAGGACGCAGGCTCTCAGGCGCTTTGCGAGGATATTCCCCTGCCAGACGCCGGGGCCGTGCTGGATTACTGCGCGGGCGGAGGGGGCAAAAGCCTTGCGCTCGCTGCACGTGCGCCCTCGCTGCGCTATGTCGCCCATGACGCGCACGCGCAGCGGATGAATGATTTGCCCCCGCGCGCGGCCCGTGCAGGCGCTCAGATCGAGGTTTCGACCGGCCCGCAGGGGGAGTTCGAGCTGGTGGTTGCCGATGTGCCCTGTTCCGGCTCCGGCGCGTGGCGGCGGCAGCCCGAAGCCAAGTGGCGCCTTGATCGTGATGGGCTGGTGGCGCTGACAGAGTTGCAGGCGCAGATTTTGGATGAGTGCAGCGCCTTCGTGCCGAAGGGCGGGGCGCTGGCCTATGTCACCTGCTCTTTGCTGGCCGCCGAAAACACCGCGCAGGCCGACTCCTTCCTGTCGCGGCATCCCGAATGGGAGCTGGAACATCAGCGCCGGTTGACCCCGCTGGATGGCGCAGATGGCTTTTTTCTTGCGGTGTTCCGGCGTTCAGGGAGAAGTTGA